The proteins below are encoded in one region of Rhododendron vialii isolate Sample 1 chromosome 7a, ASM3025357v1:
- the LOC131334649 gene encoding putative disease resistance protein At3g14460: protein MKALPEQMHTLLPSLLYLMLWKCPEIESFPEGGLPSKLDHLNINDCKKLVGGRRDWGLQTLNSFKILWLFGESEDELESFPEEGLLPSTLKHLRLERMSTLKSLNKRGLQHLGSLETIYISSCPQLQSLPEEGLPTSLVQLSITDCPLLKPRCRREEGEDWHKIARIPLIEIDGEVIGE, encoded by the coding sequence ATGAAGGCTCTGCCAGAACAAATGCACACCCTCCTCCCATCTCTTTTGTACTTAATGTTATGGAAATGTCCAGAAATTGAATCTTTTCCGGAAGGGGGTCTGCCCTCCAAATTAGATCATCTTAATATCAATGATTGCAAGAAACTTGTTGGTGGCCGAAGAGATTGGGGTTTGCAAACACTAAACTCCTTCAAAATACTTTGGCTGTTCGGTGAATCTGAAGATGAGTTGGAGTCGTTCCCCGAGGAGGGGCTGCTGCCCTCCACTCTTAAACATCTCAGGCTCGAAAGAATGTCGACTCTCAAATCACTCAACAAAAGGGGCCTTCAACATCTTGGCTCTCTCGAAACCATTTATATTAGCAGTTGCCCTCAGCTCCAATCCCTGCCAGAAGAGGGGCTTCCCACTTCCCTCGTTCAGCTGTCTATTACGGACTGCCCATTGCTGAAACCTCGTTGCCGCAGGGAGGAAGGGGAGGACTGGCATAAGATTGCTCGCATCCCTCTCATAGAAATCGATGGTGAAGTAATCGGTGAATAA